A single Anopheles funestus chromosome 2RL, idAnoFuneDA-416_04, whole genome shotgun sequence DNA region contains:
- the LOC125764550 gene encoding larval cuticle protein A2B-like, with product MFAKVFVVLAAVAVGVNSVAIGVAAPAALVKTEEYDAHPQYSFSYDVQDSLTGDNKQQHETRDGDVVQGQYSLVEPDGTRRTVDYTADPVNGFNAVVSKTADAAVVKTVAAAPVAHPVVAYHAPTVAVAHAPAVAVAHAPVAYHAPAATTYVSHAPVVSHAPVYSHAPVYSHAPVYSHAPVVSHALYHH from the exons GTATTCGTTGTTCTGGCCGCCGTCGCCGTCGGTgttaactcggtcgctatcggAGTCGCTGCCCCGGCCGCACTGGTAAAG ACTGAGGAGTACGATGCTCACCCACAGTACAGCTTCAGCTACGACGTCCAGGACTCGCTGACCGGCGACaacaagcagcagcacgaaACCCGCGATGGCGATGTTGTGCAGGGTCAG TACTCGCTCGTTGAGCCCGATGGTACTCGTCGTACCGTCGACTATACGGCCGATCCGGTGAACGGCTTCAACGCCGTCGTCAGCAAGACTGCCGATGCCGCCGTCGTTAAGACCGTTGCCGCTGCCCCCGTTGCCCACCCCGTGGTGGCCTACCATGCCCCGACCGTTGCCGTTGCCCATGCACCGGCCGTTGCCGTTGCTCACGCACCCGTCGCTTACCATGCGCCAGCTGCCACCACCTACGTGTCGCACGCTCCGGTCGTTTCGCACGCTCCCGTCTACTCGCATGCTCCCGTCTACTCGCATGCCCCCGTCTACTCGCACGCACCCGTTGTATCGCACGCCCTCTATCACCACTAA